One stretch of Argiope bruennichi chromosome 3, qqArgBrue1.1, whole genome shotgun sequence DNA includes these proteins:
- the LOC129963667 gene encoding zinc finger protein 423-like isoform X2: MRFVLRYVNSPHTRMRLMDVIARLNGGVATPTSWSTDTPDDQSMSPTSCATFSDADAELSFTIGVTENTPYACHFCDKAFPRQSYLKRHEQVHSENLPFRCEFCKRLFKHKRSRDRHVKLHTGDKKYQCTQCSTAFSRSDHLKIHMKTHDNAKPYQCSVCNRGYNTAAALTSHLQNHKKENLNNNPSSPSTQLYRCLMCSMGFATARELQVHVPTHEHDTSNHAKTLPCHFCQESFSNPDSLKNHVEKNHPSETQGKCPECSETFSTLEDLQQHKKIHEDTQSAQFSCGFCTKNEFPTMDSLQKHMQETHVQMNNSTESSTAASSSSPLSNPRLTPDTNSRKTISPSSDSYGCEYCMMKFNSVSALQKHTLTIHSFNDVSMLKYPEKFCSYGRGFPARTSPFLRSHNKEMNASSHNTERSMPPRSKEPSPRLSVPPDVTLINGLNTSCYSNGPCICNQCAAYFPDFESFREHLKIHIDSGMLKTPYSCFECDGKFPTEEHLDNHIAKHFLSTITEYGCQSCMKTFVKPDHLQRHLLETHAQQLYKCSLCKDMFESKVNIQLHFSMKHSNSCCLYKCTSCNMMFRTDIEFAYHVKMTHLTKLQSFRCNLCNLCFSSEAMLQSHFQSHQRFPCNFCREDFQVEFLRDRHIQEKHAGESIVPLAQNETDAVQNLSLKPRVESDNFNSTPKKLLKCDMCDISFTVESSLNAHRRQIHNIRNSGSQKPTHVSLHCAYCNETCKSRTDLEHHMKTHVVSPSKHKCNICDEVCPSAATLAEHKLSHCKVVTDSTCVTCHTTLKLEDHFHAHLHQHNPQGLPAPCVICRQTLMSEIDVQMHAKHHLKEAESLYSCCVCRKKSIMDQLIITGKQDSHSYMCKECFHAKDIRCLQCNVKFESISELENHKLSHAKSYICIACQKSFSTKAEVHAHVKTHVDKEGINHFCHICKKVFDSPAKLQCHLIEHTFEGSSSYGCYLCNVVFTAPHLIQQHMIEHGMDSRPFDCTLCHQKFFFRAELDNHLAFSHSSEDPAHNQSNESGNSLSSKEHLPTQSKSHEQKSSLKCSLCPEVFDSPVDMQQHHFKEHGDSDLQDSKNTFPCTECDQVFPCLSNLQGHMRMHKLGTNFPCTKCDKVFTMAKNLNIHMRSHNGRKPYECHICKKKFTRKENRKSHMKSHTGLKPFMCPHCGKYFSRKCHVKEHMRLHITSTTHPCELCTETFQSLAELKSHLVGAHNKNFDHPCSVCNEVFESSEARDQHLLKDHDVRTSSVEDDLSESSLGQSSSSGDTKDLDSSDGDSNLEADSDTRDSPLSIVEEPAETHASAAQTVA; this comes from the exons GTTCACAGCGAAAACTTGCCATTCAGATGCGAGTTTTGCAAGCGCCTCTTCAAGCACAAGCGGAGCCGCGATCGTCACGTGAAATTGCACACTGGCGACAAGAAGTATCAGTGCACCCAGTGTTCGACGGCCTTTTCCCGCAGTGACCATCTTAAGATCCACATGAAAACGCACGATAATGCCAAGCCCTATCAGTGCAGTGTTTGCAATCGGGGCTACAACACGGCGGCCGCCCTTACCTCCCACTTGCAGAACCACAAGAAGGAAAATCTCAATAATAACCCATCTAGCCCATCCACCCAGCTCTACAGGTGCCTCATGTGCTCAATGGGATTTGCCACCGCCAGGGAACTGCAA GTGCATGTCCCTACCCACGAGCACGACACCTCAAACCATGCGAAGACCCTTCCATGCCACTTCTGCCAGGAAAGCTTTTCCAACCCCGATAGCCTGAAGAATCACGTGGAAAAGAATCACCCCTCCGAGACGCAGGGGAAGTGCCCCGAATGTTCGGAGACTTTCTCGACTTTGGAAGATTTGCAACAGCACAAAAAG atacatGAAGATACACAATCTGCTCAGTTTTCTTGTGGCTTCTGTACAAAGAATGAGTTCCCCACAATGGATTCTTTGCAGAAGCATATGCAGGAAACCCATGTTCAGATGAACAATAGTACTGAATCATCAACAGCAGCTTCTTCCTCAAGCCCTCTGAGTAACCCAAGATTGACGCCGGATACCAACAGTAGAAAAACCATCTCTCCTTCCTCAGATTCCTATGGCTGTGAATACTGCATGATGAAGTTTAACAGCGTATCTGCTCTTCAGAAACACACTTTAACAATACACAGCTTCAACGATGTCTCAATGTTGAAATACCCAGAAAAATTTTGCTCATATGGAAGAGGTTTTCCTGCTCGTACTTCACCCTTCCTGCGATCCCACAACAAAGAAATGAATGCTTCCAGCCATAACACTGAAAGAAGTATGCCACCAAGAAGCAAAGAACCAAGTCCTAGGCTCTCTGTGCCACCAGATGTAACACTGATTAATGGCTTGAATACATCCTGCTACAGTAATGGGCCTTGTATTTGCAATCAGTGTGCTGCTTATTTTCCAGATTTCGAATCATTCCGCGAACACCTAAAGATTCACATAGATTCTGGAATGTTGAAAACTCCTTACAGTTGCTTTGAATGTGATGGAAAATTTCCGACTGAAGAACATTTAGACAACCACATCGCAAAACACTTTTTGTCCACTATAACAGAATATGGTTGTCAGAGCTGTATGAAAACATTTGTGAAGCCAGATCACTTGCAGAGGCATCTTTTGGAAACCCACGCTCAGCAGCTGTACAAGTGTTCCCTCTGTAAAGATATGTTTGAATCTAAAGTGAACATACAACTCCATTTCTCCATGAAACACAGCAATTCTTGCTGTCTGTATAAGTGCACTTCATGCAATATGATGTTCAGAACTGATATAGAGTTTGCGTACCACGTCAAAATGACTCATTTAACTAAATTACAGTCGTTTAGATGTAACCTTTGCAACCTTTGTTTTTCATCTGAGGCCATGCTTCAGAGTCATTTCCAATCTCACCAAAGATTTCCTTGTAATTTTTGCAGGGAAGATTTTCAAGTAGAGTTTCTACGAGATCGGCATATCCAGGAGAAACACGCTGGAGAGTCAATTGTACCTTTGGCTCAAAATGAAACAGACGCCGTACAGAACTTGAGTTTAAAACCTAGAGTTGAAAGTGATAACTTCAACTCAACTCCAAAAAAGTTACTAAAATGTGATATGTGTGACATTAGTTTTACTGTTGAATCTTCTTTAAATGCACACAGACGTCAGATTCACAACATCCGAAATTCAGGTTCACAAAAACCTACGCATGTGAGTTTGCATTGTGCTTATTGTAATGAAACCTGTAAATCCAGGACAGACTTGGAGCACCACATGAAAACTCACGTTGTCAGTCCGAGCAAGCACAAATGCAATATTTGTGATGAGGTGTGCCCATCTGCTGCCACACTTGCTGAACACAAGCTTTCACACTGCAAAGTTGTGACAGATAGCACATGCGTTACTTGCCACACCACATTAAAACTGGAAGATCATTTCCATGCTCATTTGCATCAACATAATCCACAAGGTTTACCAGCACCTTGCGTTATATGCCGCCAAACACTTATGTCGGAAATAGATGTTCAGATGCATGCAAAACACCACCTAAAAGAAGCAGAATCATTATATTCTTGCTGTGTTTGCAGGAAGAAAAGCATCATGGATCAACTAATCATTACTGGAAAACAGGACAGTCATTCCTATATGTGTAAAGAATGCTTTCACGCGAAAGACATTCGATGTTTACAATGCAATGTTAAATTTGAGAGCATTTCAGAACtagaaaatcataaattaagTCATGCTAAATCCTATATATGTATTGCATGCCAAAAATCTTTTAGCACTAAAGCTGAAGTGCATGCTCATGTAAAAACGCACGTTGATAAAGAAGGTATTAATCATTTCTGTCATATTTGTAAGAAAGTTTTCGATTCGCCAGCAAAGCTTCAATGTCACTTAATTGAACATACTTTTGAAGGTTCTTCAAGCTATGGTTGTTATTTGTGCAATGTAGTTTTCACAGCTCCCCATCTCATACAACAGCACATGATCGAACATGGCATGGACTCCAGGCCATTCGATTGCACGCTGTgtcatcaaaaatttttcttcagagCTGAATTAGATAATCATCTGGCGTTCTCCCATTCCAGCGAAGATCCTGCTCATAATCAGAGCAATGAAAGTGGTAACAGTTTATCTTCAAAGGAGCATCTTCCAACTCAATCCAAATCACATGAACAAAAATCAAGTCTCAAGTGTTCGCTGTGTCCTGAAGTGTTCGATTCCCCAGTGGACATGCAACAGCATCATTTCAAAGAACATGGTGACAGTGATCTACAAGACAGTAAGAATACTTTTCCCTGTACAGAATGTGATCAAGTATTCCCATGTTTGAGCAATCTGCAAGGGCATATGCGTATGCATAAACTTGGCACCAATTTCCCTTGTACAAAGTGCGATAAAGTGTTCACAATGGCTAAGAACCTAAATATACACATGCGATCGCACAATGGGCGCAAGCCTTATGAATGCCACATATGTAAAAAGAAGTTCACAAGGAAGGAAAACCGCAAATCCCACATGAAATCTCACACGGGACTGAAACCTTTCATGTGCCCTCACTGCGGAAAATACTTCTCTAGAAAGTGTCATGTTAAAGAGCACATGAGGCTCCACATCACATCTACCACACATCCGTGCGAACTGTGCACCGAAACTTTCCAGTCCCTTGCTGAACTGAAGAGCCACTTGGTGGGAGCTCACAATAAGAACTTCGATCATCCCTGCTCTGTATGCAACGAAGTGTTCGAGAGTTCAGAAGCTCGAGATCAGCATCTCCTCAAGGACCACGATGTCAGAACAAGTTCAGTTGAAGACGACTTGTCGGAGTCCTCACTCGGCCAAAGTTCCAGTTCTGGTGACACAAAGGACCTCGACAGTAGTGATGGTGACAGCAATCTGGAAGCAGATAGTGACACCAGAGATTCTCCGTTATCAATCGTTGAAGAGCCCGCTGAGACCCATGCTTCGGCAGCCCAGACAGTTGCATGA